A region from the Thermanaeromonas toyohensis ToBE genome encodes:
- a CDS encoding aldehyde ferredoxin oxidoreductase family protein has product MSRRGVILHVDLTEGRIWREEIPREWEAAYLGSRGINARLLWDLLKAGVEPLSKDNVLIFGAGKLSGTGAPSSGRTTITCKSPATNLYMKVNVGGHWGTELRYAGYDHLVIHGAADKPVYLYINDTTVEIRDAGHLWGKDVRETTRAIRHEIGDEEVEVACIGQAGENLVKMAGIMCSVYNAGARGGVGAVMGSKKLKAVAVKGSGAIYLADPERYWQVARECVDGLLAESGIGGLHAYGTSGSILPLNELKCFAVYNFRGGAHPEMEKISGLALVEQGYLKRKVGCNSCIIGCHRFTVIEKGEYAGTYSGGPELETLGSLGCGCGVFDLEAILKANELCNIYGLDTISVGNVIAWAMECFERGVLTKEDTGGLDLSWGNGEAVIELVNQIAFRRGLGNLLAEGVRRAAEQVGKDSWKWAIEVKGLEQSRVDTRAAMAYALAFAVNPRGADHLHTETFAEFGLSPEARKVIADITGNEKYANPYLVEKRAEIVRWHEDCYAVTDCLGFCAFTTTALFGVTPDRMARLFSAATGIEITEEEIMKAGRRIINLEKAFNVREGATRADDRAPWRILNERSPDLPAEATVLTEEKLNQMLDKYYTLHNWDLKTSWPKKETLLELGLEDVAEELEKLGKIPS; this is encoded by the coding sequence ATGAGTAGAAGGGGAGTTATACTTCATGTTGACCTAACCGAAGGAAGGATATGGCGGGAAGAGATACCGAGGGAATGGGAGGCTGCCTACCTGGGTTCTCGCGGCATAAATGCCCGGCTGTTGTGGGACCTGCTAAAAGCGGGTGTGGAGCCCCTAAGTAAGGATAATGTACTTATTTTTGGAGCAGGCAAGTTAAGCGGTACGGGAGCTCCATCAAGCGGGCGAACCACAATAACGTGTAAGAGCCCGGCTACCAACCTGTACATGAAGGTAAATGTTGGAGGCCACTGGGGAACGGAACTAAGGTATGCGGGTTACGACCATTTAGTGATACATGGAGCGGCCGATAAGCCTGTTTATCTTTATATAAATGATACTACTGTAGAAATCCGGGATGCAGGACACTTGTGGGGTAAAGATGTACGTGAAACTACTAGAGCTATAAGGCACGAAATAGGAGATGAGGAAGTTGAAGTTGCCTGTATTGGCCAAGCCGGTGAAAATCTGGTCAAGATGGCAGGGATCATGTGCTCCGTTTATAACGCTGGCGCTAGGGGCGGCGTGGGAGCTGTAATGGGATCTAAGAAACTCAAAGCAGTAGCGGTTAAGGGGAGCGGAGCCATTTACCTAGCAGACCCCGAAAGGTATTGGCAGGTGGCGCGCGAATGTGTAGACGGGCTTTTGGCGGAATCGGGTATAGGAGGTCTGCACGCCTACGGTACCTCTGGCTCTATTCTGCCGCTTAACGAATTAAAGTGCTTCGCTGTATACAACTTTCGCGGTGGAGCACATCCGGAAATGGAAAAGATTAGCGGGTTAGCTCTGGTGGAACAGGGTTACCTGAAACGCAAGGTAGGTTGTAACAGCTGTATTATTGGCTGTCACCGGTTTACGGTAATAGAGAAAGGAGAATATGCTGGGACTTATTCGGGAGGTCCGGAACTGGAAACATTAGGTTCATTAGGCTGCGGTTGCGGCGTATTTGACCTTGAAGCCATCTTGAAGGCTAACGAATTATGTAATATCTACGGTTTAGATACCATATCGGTCGGTAATGTAATTGCATGGGCAATGGAATGTTTCGAACGCGGAGTACTAACCAAAGAAGATACAGGCGGTCTTGACCTTTCCTGGGGGAACGGAGAAGCCGTAATTGAGCTGGTTAATCAAATCGCCTTCCGTCGTGGTCTCGGGAATTTATTGGCTGAGGGTGTTCGGCGGGCGGCTGAACAAGTTGGAAAGGACTCTTGGAAATGGGCCATAGAAGTTAAGGGGTTAGAACAATCCCGGGTGGATACGCGGGCAGCAATGGCGTATGCTCTGGCCTTTGCGGTTAATCCCAGGGGAGCAGATCACTTGCATACAGAAACCTTTGCGGAATTCGGTTTAAGCCCGGAAGCGCGGAAGGTAATTGCAGACATTACGGGCAACGAAAAATACGCTAACCCTTATCTGGTGGAAAAGAGAGCAGAAATTGTCCGTTGGCACGAAGATTGCTATGCAGTAACTGATTGCCTGGGCTTCTGTGCCTTTACGACAACAGCACTCTTCGGTGTTACTCCAGATAGAATGGCTAGGCTATTTAGTGCGGCTACTGGAATAGAAATTACGGAAGAAGAAATTATGAAGGCAGGGCGGAGGATCATTAACCTTGAAAAAGCTTTCAACGTTCGTGAAGGGGCTACACGTGCAGACGACCGCGCCCCCTGGCGTATCTTAAATGAAAGATCCCCAGATCTGCCCGCAGAAGCAACGGTGCTTACGGAAGAAAAATTAAACCAAATGCTTGATAAGTATTACACTCTGCACAACTGGGACTTAAAAACAAGCTGGCCAAAGAAAGAAACCCTTTTAGAGCTTGGGTTAGAGGATGTGGCTGAGGAACTAGAAAAACTAGGTAAGATTCCCAGCTAG